A single window of Dermacentor albipictus isolate Rhodes 1998 colony chromosome 1, USDA_Dalb.pri_finalv2, whole genome shotgun sequence DNA harbors:
- the LOC135917532 gene encoding piggyBac transposable element-derived protein 3-like, which translates to MNALNWVAQAFQPKNTDCTYKPQGGSVPEEPMAYFTRYFSPTLFSDLATFTNMYVLQTDGNVLGTSAEEIKVFCGILMLMGILKFPRIRMYWQASTRIPAIAESMTAKRFFRIRAALHITDSNAPRDPASQDKFWKVRPVIEAIRSRCLQLEPLEHNSIDEQMIPFTGRVPAKQFVKGKPNPEGVKVFLRCSADGLARDLELYQGKGTGVSAQHAHLGLGGSVVMRLVEAMPKGKNLKCFMDNYFTSVPLILQLKEMGILASGTIRANRLLKCCLKSEKELKKEGRGSMDEKVSTKGDIAIVRWQDNGVVNMASTQIGIGNVGKVKRWSEATKQHIEIDCPEVILKYNLYMGGVDKLDFLMSLYPLTARTRKWPVRAMSHFLSFALCNSWIEYLRDASAENLAQKSTLDMMAFQTDIANSLIACSRAPPKKRGRPSTEYPEPVAKKARPHLLPTVTIRYDGYNHWPEYVSTPNSQRCRREGCKAKCRIRCQKCHVFLCVSAQNNCFYLFHAK; encoded by the coding sequence ATGAATGCGTTGAATTGGGTGGCCCAAGCTTTTCAGCCTAAGAACACCGATTGCACCTACAAGCCTCAAGGTGGATCAGTACCTGAAGAGCCCATGGCATACTTCACTCGGTATTTTTCACCCACGCTTTTTAGTGATCTAGCAACATTCACTAACATGTACGTGCTCCAGACAGATGGAAATGTGCTAGGAACTTCTGCAGAAGAAATCAAAGTTTTTTGTGGAATTCTCATGCTGATGGGAATTCTAAAATTCCCGAGAATTCGCATGTATTGGCAAGCCTCGACAAGAATTCCAGCAATAGCGGAATCTATGACGGCAAAGCGATTTTTTAGAATTAGAGCCGCACTGCACATTACGGACTCAAACGCTCCTCGTGACCCAGCCAGCCAGGACAAGTTCTGGAAAGTGCGCCCTGTCATAGAAGCCATCAGGTCACGATGCTTGCAGCTGGAACCCTTGGAGCACAATAGTATAGATGAGCAAATGATTCCTTTCACAGGCCGTGTCCCTGCAAAACAGTTTGTGAAGGGAAAGCCAAATCCAGAAGGGGTGAAGGTGTTCCTCCGCTGCAGCGCCGATGGCTTAGCTCGTGACCTTGAGCTGTACCAGGGTAAGGGAACAGGAGTCAGTGCGCAACATGCACATCTCGGACTTGGCGGGTCAGTCGTCATGCGTCTTGTCGAGGCAATGCCTAAGGGAAAGAACCTGAAGTGCTTCATGGACAACTATTTCACCTCAGTGCCACTCATCCTGCAGCTGAAGGAAATGGGCATTCTTGCCAGCGGTACGATACGAGCCAACCGCCTGCTGAAGTGCTGCTTAAAAAGCGAGAAAGAACTGAAGAAAGAAGGTCGGGGAAGCATGGATGAGAAGGTTTCCACGAAAGGAGACATTGCTATTGTGAGATGGCAAGATAACGGAGTCGTAAACATGGCATCCACACAAATTGGAATTGGTAATGTTGGAAAAGTGAAACGATGGAGCGAGGCAACAAAGCAGCATATAGAAATTGACTGCCCAGAAGTGATTTTAAAGTACAACTTGTACATGGGAGGGGTCGATAAACTCGACTTCCTAATGTCGCTGTACCCCCTTACGGCAAGAACCAGAAAGTGGCCAGTGAGGGCCATGTCTCACTTTCTGTCTTTTGCGTTGTGCAACAGCTGGATAGAATACCTGAGAGACGCAAGTGCCGAGAACCTTGCACAGAAAAGTACTTTGGACATGATGGCCTTCCAAACAGACATTGCTAACAGCCTAATCGCATGCAGCAGAGCTCCTCCAAAAAAGCGTGGTCGGCCAAGCACTGAATACCCCGAGCCTGTTGCGAAGAAGGCAAGACCGCATTTGCTACCGACCGTAACCATCAGGTATGATGGCTACAATCACTGGCCGGAGTATGTCAGCACACCGAACTCGCAACGCTGTCGCCGTGAGGGATGCAAAGCGAAGTGCCGGATTCGCTGTCAAAAATGTCACGTGTTTTTGTGCGTGTCGGCACAGAACAATTGTTTTTACCTTTTTCACGCCAAGTAG